In Paramicrobacterium humi, the genomic stretch TTCTTGATCCCGTCGATACCGGCCATGAGCTGAGCCGCGAAGCCCAGGTACGGGTTCCCGGAGGCGTCAGGCGCGCGGAACTCGATGCGCTTCGCCTTCGGGTTCGTTCCCGTGATCGGGATGCGGATGGAGGCGGAGCGGTTCCCGGCCGAGTAGACGAGGTTGACCGGGGCCTCGAACCCGGGAACGAGGCGGTGGTACGAGTTCACGGTCGGGTTCGTGAAGGCGAGCACGGCGGGCGCGTGCGCGAGCAGTCCGCCGATGTACCAGCGGGCGATGTCCGAGAGCCCGCCATAGCCGTTCTCGTCGTAGAACAGCGGCTCGCTGCCGTTCCACAGCGACTGGTGCGTGTGCATTCCGGAGCCGTTGTCGCCGTACAGCGGCTTCGGCATGAACGTCGCCGTCTTGCCCCACTGGTGTGCCGTGTTCTTGACGATGTACTTGAACTTGAGGATGTCGTCGGCGGCGTGCACCATCGTGTCGAAGCGGTAGTTGATCTCGCCCTGCCCCGCGGTGCCGACCTCGTGGTGGCTGCGTTCGAGGATCAGCCCGACGTCGCTGAGCTTGAGGCAGATGTCGTCGCGCAGATCGGCGTGCTGGTCCACGGGGCTGACGGGGAAGTAGCCGCCCTTGAACGGCGTCTTGTTCGCGAGGTTCCCGCCTTCCTCTTCGCGACCGCTGTTCCAGGCGCCCTCACTCGAGTCCACGGAGTGGAACGAGAGGTGCTCCTTGTTCTCGTAGCGCACGTCGTCGAAGATGTAGAACTCGGCCTCGGGCGCGAAGAACGCGGTGTCGGCGATGCCGGTCGAGGCGAGGAACTTCTCGGCCTTCTTCGCGACCTGACGCGGGTCCTTCGCGTAGATCTCGCCCGTGCGCGGGTTGTAGATGTCGAAGATGAGAACGAGCGTGCGCTCGAGTCGGAACGGGTCGATGTACGCGGTGCTGACGTCAGGGATGAGCTGCATGTCCGATTCGTGGATGCTCGCGAAGCCGCGAATGGACGAGCCGTCGAACAGCTGCCCGTTGTTGAAGAAGTCCTCATCGACGGTCGACGCGGGGATGTTGAAGTGCTGCTGGACGCCGGGGAGATCCGTGAACCGGATGTCGACGAACTTGACGTCGGTCTCCGTGATGAATGTGAGAACTTCGGACGGGGAACTGAACATGTGGGGTACTCCAGATGTCTTACTCTGAGTTAGCTGCACCATGCAACGTGATCACGATATGGATCCGCGGTTTCTCCTCGATATCACTCACGTTTCCAGGAGGTTACGCCGCGACCCGCAGCTAGAATGGCGGGGTGCCACCCTCCAACATACCCGGTCAGACTTTCGGCGACCTCGCGCCGAGCGAGTATCCGGGTGAACGGCTCGGTCTTCCGCGCTCCGGTGCCGGCAGCGTCGCGCGCTTCGGCCGGCGGCTGACCGGCCTCATCATCGATTGGGCGCTCGCGTCGCTCATCGTCGCGGGGCTCGCGCAGGTCGTCCCCGGGTGGCATGGCCTCACCGCGAATCCCATCTCGGTGCCGCTCGCTTTCGCGGTCCTCCAGGTGATCTTCATCACGACGATCGGCGGCAGCATCGGGCATCGCCTCCTCGGCATGCGCCTCGTGCCCCTCGCGGGCGGGTACATCGGCCTCTGGCGCCCCGTCGTCCGCACCGTGCTGCTCTGCCTCGTGGTGCCGATCATCGTGTGGGACTCCGACCAGCGCGGCTTCCACGACAAGATCGCCGGAACGGTCCTCGTCCGAGGCTGACAGCTGTTCCCCTCCGGAACGGATGCCGCTTGCGACGCGGCGCTGAGCGTCCGCTACCGCGGCCGGGCCAGCGTGCGAGACACCCCGTTGACGGGTGGGGTGGCGGTCAGCGCGCGCGCTGCGGACGAACCTTGTACGGGTCGACGCCCTTGGGAATCGGGAGCTGGTTGCCGAGGGAGCTCAGCCGGTTCACGACGGCGAGCACTTCGGGCTTTGTCAGAGCCTTCTTGACCCGCCGCAGTTCCTTGGGCAGGCGGTGCAGCGGCACGGAGTCCTCGTCGGGACCGACGTGGAACACCGTGATCGGCACGTTGGGGAGAACACGCTTGACCTTGCGCCGCTCGTCGTCGAGCATGCGGCGCGTTCGTGACGCGGGACCTTCGGCGACAAGTGCGACGCCCCCCTTGCCGACGGCGCGGTAGATCGCGTCCTGCGTGCGGCCGTTCGCGGTGATCGGCATTTCGCTGCCCGACCAGCCGCGGGGCAGCGAGCTCTTGAACACGGCGCCCACGGCGCCCGGCTGTCCGGCGATCTGGCCGTAGGCGGCGCGCTCGGCGCGACGGCCGAGGATGATCATCGCCGCAAGCACACCCGCGAGAAGTCCCGAGAGGATCCACATGATCATGAGGAAGACGTTGCCCGCCGCGAGCAAGATGGCGAGCACGACACCGAGGACGATACCGGCGACGAGCGCTCCGAGAATCCACCACTGGGCCTTGGAGTCGTAGCGGCGCGTCATCTGGAAGACCTGCCACATCTGCTTGATGCGACCGGGTTCCTTCGCCGCCTTTTTCGCGGATTTGTCCTTGCGTGCCATGCCTACAAGGATACGTCACGGCGCATGCCGCCGCGCACCGCGTGCGCCTGCAACGGGCGGCCTCGCGGCTCCGTTCGTCCACAGCGCAATGCCGAGGCGCGGTCGTCCACAACCCGGCGACGACCACTCGAGATGCACGACCCCGAAACGACACTTGAGGCATGCGACGAACCGCGAGAACGACCGCCGACGCCCAGGTCGGTCCGCCAGGGGAGGCACCGGAGCGAGAGCTCTGCGGGTACCGGCTGCTCCGTCGCGTGCACCGCGGAGACCGCACGAACGCGTATCTTGCCGCCGGCTCAGATGACGCTCTCGTCGTCGTGCGCATCTTCCGAGATGGCGCGCACGCGGCAGCCGAGCTCCGCCTCGACGAGGAGGTGGAGTGTCCGCATGTCGCCTCCGTGCTCGACGTCGGCGCCACGGCGCGCGACGAGGTCGTCCTCGTCGCCGAACGGCTCGGCGATCGGCTCTCGCAGATCCTCGAACGGGGCGGCCGGCTGGCGGCAGGCTCTCTCGTCTCGCTCCTCGCCCCTCTCGTCTCCGCGCTCGCGGCTCTGCACGCCGCCGGATACGCCCACGGCTCGGTGAACAGTGCCCACATCCGATTCGCCGCAGACGGCCGTCCCGTGCTGACAGGCGCCGATGGCGGTGTTCCGGGCACGAGCGCGACGCGAGCGGCGGATGTTCGCGCGTTCAGCGCCGTCGCTTCACAGGTCCTCGAGCGCACCGACCCGGAAACGAGGGTCCGCGGGGCGCGAGAGCTCATCGAGTGGCTCGCGGATGCGTGCGAGCGGACGGAGCCGTTCACCCCGGCCTTCTACACAGACCTTGAATGCCGCATCTTCGCCTTGGCCGAGCCGCTTCCGTTCGCCCTCGCTGAGGCGGTGCCCGAGCAGACTCCGGAGGCTGCTCTGCGCGGCGGGAACGAGCTGCGGCGCCGGGAGGACCGCGCGGGAGTTCTCGAATCCGTTCTGGAAGGGGAGTTCGGCTTCTCCGTCGACGTGGTGCGTCAGGTTGCCGCGGCGCTTCTCACATGCGTGGCCCGCCTCGCACCACGGTGGCGCGTGCTCGGCGTGGGAGCGATCGTGTTCGCGATCGGGCTCACCGCGGCGCTCGTGCTGATTCCCGGCGGCGCTCAAGCGCAGCCCGAACCGAAAGGCGGCGAGGCTGTGCCATCGCACCCTACGACGGTCGCGGCGCCCCAGCTGGCCGCGCGCGACGCCCTCGAGGCACTGTTGGAAGCGCGACGGGACTGCCGATCACGTGAGGACGCCGATTGCGTCGCCGCGCTCTACGAGGCGGGAGCATCAGCCGCGGACGCGGAGAAGGCCGCGCTCACGGCGGGACGATCCGACCCGTATCCCGTGCTCTCGCTGCCGGCGACTGTGCGCGAGCTCGGCGAGCCCGACTCTCACGGCGAAGCCGTGATCATCACCGTCACGGCCACGGGCTCGGGAGACAACGCGGCCTCGGTGCTCCTGATGGAGACCGAGGCCGGTTGGCGGATTCGTGATGTGTTCGTCGGCTAGATTCCGAGGGAGTCCTCGAAATCGCCCTGCTCCAGCCGATCCTTGACGGCGACGAGGAAGCGAGAAGCATCGGTGTTGTCGATGATCCGCTGGTCGTACGACAGCGACAGGTAGACCACCGAGCGAACGGCGATCGCATCTGCGCCGTCCGCATCGATGACGACAGCGCGCTTCGTGACAGCGCCCGTGCTGAGGGCCGCGGACTGCGGCAGGAACACGACGGGGGTGTCGAGCAGAGCGCCGCGGGAGCCGCTGTTCGCGAGCGTGAACGTCCCCCCGGACAGCTCGTCCGGCGTGAGCTTGTTCGATCGGGTGCGCTCGGCGAGGTCTCCGAGCGCCTTCGAGAGCCCCGCGATGTCGAACGAACCGGCGTCCTTGACGACGGGGCTC encodes the following:
- the glnA gene encoding type I glutamate--ammonia ligase, which translates into the protein MFSSPSEVLTFITETDVKFVDIRFTDLPGVQQHFNIPASTVDEDFFNNGQLFDGSSIRGFASIHESDMQLIPDVSTAYIDPFRLERTLVLIFDIYNPRTGEIYAKDPRQVAKKAEKFLASTGIADTAFFAPEAEFYIFDDVRYENKEHLSFHSVDSSEGAWNSGREEEGGNLANKTPFKGGYFPVSPVDQHADLRDDICLKLSDVGLILERSHHEVGTAGQGEINYRFDTMVHAADDILKFKYIVKNTAHQWGKTATFMPKPLYGDNGSGMHTHQSLWNGSEPLFYDENGYGGLSDIARWYIGGLLAHAPAVLAFTNPTVNSYHRLVPGFEAPVNLVYSAGNRSASIRIPITGTNPKAKRIEFRAPDASGNPYLGFAAQLMAGIDGIKNRIEPHEPVDKDLYELPPEEAKDIPQVPASLGEALAALEADHDFLLEGGVFSRELIDTWIDYKREHELKPLALRPHPYEFELYYGV
- a CDS encoding RDD family protein, with product MPPSNIPGQTFGDLAPSEYPGERLGLPRSGAGSVARFGRRLTGLIIDWALASLIVAGLAQVVPGWHGLTANPISVPLAFAVLQVIFITTIGGSIGHRLLGMRLVPLAGGYIGLWRPVVRTVLLCLVVPIIVWDSDQRGFHDKIAGTVLVRG
- a CDS encoding DUF4191 domain-containing protein gives rise to the protein MARKDKSAKKAAKEPGRIKQMWQVFQMTRRYDSKAQWWILGALVAGIVLGVVLAILLAAGNVFLMIMWILSGLLAGVLAAMIILGRRAERAAYGQIAGQPGAVGAVFKSSLPRGWSGSEMPITANGRTQDAIYRAVGKGGVALVAEGPASRTRRMLDDERRKVKRVLPNVPITVFHVGPDEDSVPLHRLPKELRRVKKALTKPEVLAVVNRLSSLGNQLPIPKGVDPYKVRPQRAR